In one Candidatus Planktophila versatilis genomic region, the following are encoded:
- a CDS encoding histidine phosphatase family protein yields the protein MSSIVHVIRHGEVENPEKILYGRQPGWRLSQRGQEMAQVIGDWSKSIDLGAVHASPLQRAQETATPIARAHSLDITTDEKLIEAANIFEGKKFELGSGVLRHPSSWKHLINPWKPSWGEPYEEQISRMLAAVFQARDAAQGKDAIVVSHQLPIWILRSAIEGRRLIHDPRKRQCTLASVTSVHFDDEGMISGTSYSEPAKHLLPQK from the coding sequence ATGAGTTCGATTGTCCACGTTATCCGTCATGGTGAAGTGGAGAATCCTGAAAAAATTCTCTATGGCCGCCAACCCGGATGGCGATTGTCACAGCGCGGGCAAGAGATGGCGCAGGTGATTGGTGATTGGTCTAAGTCAATTGATCTCGGCGCAGTACATGCCTCACCGTTACAGCGTGCGCAAGAGACAGCGACACCAATTGCGCGGGCACACTCACTTGATATCACAACAGATGAAAAATTAATCGAAGCTGCCAATATATTTGAAGGTAAGAAATTCGAACTTGGTAGCGGAGTTCTTAGACACCCATCATCATGGAAACATCTGATTAATCCCTGGAAACCATCATGGGGTGAACCTTATGAAGAGCAAATTTCACGGATGTTAGCTGCTGTTTTTCAAGCACGAGATGCTGCGCAAGGTAAAGATGCAATTGTTGTTTCACATCAACTACCTATCTGGATTCTCAGAAGTGCCATTGAGGGGCGAAGATTGATTCACGACCCACGCAAGCGCCAGTGCACATTGGCATCGGTGACTAGCGTTCACTTTGATGACGAGGGAATGATTTCTGGAACCTCCTACTCCGAACCAGCAAAGCATCTTTTGCCACAGAAATAA
- a CDS encoding HAD family hydrolase, which produces MALTANRAAFFDVDNTLVRGSTLYFLGRGMYQRGFFTKADISRFVVANLRFRMTGTEKKEVIEKFQNAATDFIGGHKVEEIKKVGEEIYDEFVSPKLWQGTFEIAKSHLDRGEEVWLVTAAPQDMADIIAQRLGLTGALGSKASIENGVYTGELEGKLLHGIEKAKAIQRLSDEHGFILQDCYSYSDSHNDIPLLQAVGHPCAINPDAILRIRALAEGWPIHDFRRARFVNRLLGPAVSRLAALATLLSPRKR; this is translated from the coding sequence ATGGCACTCACAGCAAATCGAGCCGCCTTTTTCGATGTAGATAACACCCTCGTGCGAGGGTCCACCCTCTACTTTCTCGGACGAGGCATGTACCAGCGCGGCTTCTTCACAAAAGCCGATATCTCTCGATTTGTGGTCGCCAACCTACGTTTTCGCATGACAGGTACGGAAAAGAAGGAAGTAATTGAAAAGTTCCAAAATGCGGCTACTGATTTTATCGGTGGCCATAAAGTTGAAGAGATTAAAAAAGTTGGAGAAGAGATTTACGATGAATTCGTCTCACCAAAATTGTGGCAAGGAACATTTGAGATTGCAAAATCTCATCTAGATCGCGGTGAAGAAGTTTGGCTAGTAACAGCTGCTCCTCAAGATATGGCAGACATCATCGCTCAACGTCTCGGATTAACAGGAGCACTTGGCAGCAAGGCAAGTATTGAAAATGGTGTCTACACCGGTGAACTAGAAGGAAAACTTCTGCACGGAATAGAGAAAGCAAAAGCAATACAAAGACTTTCAGACGAACATGGATTTATCCTCCAAGATTGCTATTCATACTCAGATAGCCACAACGACATTCCTTTGTTGCAAGCGGTTGGCCACCCTTGCGCAATAAATCCTGATGCCATTCTTCGTATTCGCGCACTTGCAGAAGGATGGCCAATTCACGATTTTCGTAGAGCTCGATTCGTCAACCGTTTACTTGGGCCGGCTGTCAGCAGACTTGCTGCCCTTGCAACCCTGCTCTCTCCTCGCAAACGCTAA